In one Arthrobacter jinronghuae genomic region, the following are encoded:
- a CDS encoding alpha/beta hydrolase, whose amino-acid sequence MTIHPEIAKVLRSIPAPDGSPLDPVAMRAGEAAQVPPLEDRIPLHAVEDTIASTDAGEVPVRIYTPVDADSYGLIVYLHGGAFFLGSLDTHDHVARSLAKETGHKVISVGYRLAPEAAFPAGLADSYGVVRWAAEQGQALKWNGRTLAVAGDSSGGNFAAAVTAMAREDGFSGITHQILFYPSLDLDFDVDRYASMRENAEGYGLETAGLKPFNAFYLENGADPADPLVSPIKRVDLSGLPQALILTAEHDPLRDEGELYGQRLKEAGVDATVHRYAGANHGFVANFSWLPEFYRAFREAGDFLNGTPSDRPA is encoded by the coding sequence ATGACCATTCATCCCGAAATCGCCAAGGTACTGCGCAGCATCCCGGCCCCTGACGGTTCACCGCTGGATCCAGTGGCGATGCGGGCCGGCGAGGCCGCGCAGGTTCCGCCGCTCGAGGACCGGATTCCGCTGCACGCGGTTGAGGACACCATCGCCTCCACCGACGCCGGGGAGGTCCCGGTACGCATTTACACACCCGTCGACGCCGACTCCTACGGGCTGATCGTGTACCTCCACGGCGGTGCCTTCTTCCTGGGCAGCCTGGACACCCACGACCACGTGGCACGCTCGCTGGCGAAGGAAACGGGCCACAAGGTCATCTCCGTCGGCTACCGGCTGGCACCGGAAGCCGCGTTCCCCGCGGGCCTGGCGGACAGCTACGGTGTGGTCCGCTGGGCCGCCGAGCAGGGCCAGGCCCTGAAGTGGAACGGCAGAACCCTTGCCGTCGCCGGTGACAGTTCGGGCGGGAACTTCGCCGCGGCTGTGACCGCCATGGCCCGCGAGGACGGCTTCAGCGGAATCACGCACCAGATCCTGTTCTACCCGTCGCTGGACCTGGACTTCGACGTCGACCGTTATGCCTCAATGCGGGAGAACGCCGAGGGTTACGGCTTGGAGACCGCAGGGCTGAAGCCCTTCAACGCGTTTTACCTCGAGAACGGTGCTGACCCGGCGGACCCGCTCGTCTCCCCCATCAAGCGTGTTGACCTCAGCGGCCTGCCGCAGGCACTCATCCTCACAGCGGAACACGATCCCCTGCGTGATGAGGGCGAACTGTACGGGCAGCGGCTCAAAGAAGCCGGCGTTGACGCAACCGTCCACCGCTACGCAGGGGCGAACCACGGCTTTGTTGCCAATTTCTCCTGGCTTCCGGAGTTCTACCGGGCCTTCCGGGAAGCCGGGGATTTCCTGAACGGCACCCCCTCCGACCGTCCCGCCTGA
- a CDS encoding FAD-dependent oxidoreductase has translation MKTSELKDLKIAIVGGGYGGAAAAIALRNIGAGNVHVYEQAPALGQVGAGIGLRPITVELFRRWGIFEEIAAVSSPSDYLEILSADGQQVYAQEVWPQLNDFDQPNHTRIIHRGDFIDALLGVLPAEMVHMGHKLTGIKDDGDAATLTFENGNTVTADLVIGADGIRSLIRKELFSDNEPIFAGEHAYRAVISADNAFGLGVEDDNPRFYMGDNGTIAYNLPLRHRNQLSYDITTRSEDGSWAPVITNDYLVSLLDGFDERIVDIARNLDISQVTSRSVFDIDPVDNWHTDSVALLGDSAHAMLHHQGQGANSAIQDAAGLADALLQADSVKEALTQYQAIRKPVTDELQRLSRLGWNPGSVETAFPEQTPAK, from the coding sequence ATGAAGACTTCCGAACTCAAAGACCTGAAGATCGCCATTGTCGGCGGCGGCTACGGCGGCGCGGCAGCAGCCATTGCCCTGCGGAACATCGGTGCCGGCAACGTCCACGTATACGAGCAGGCTCCCGCACTGGGCCAAGTGGGCGCCGGCATCGGCCTGCGCCCGATCACGGTTGAACTCTTCCGCCGGTGGGGCATCTTCGAGGAAATCGCTGCCGTGAGCTCGCCGAGCGACTACCTGGAAATCCTTAGCGCCGACGGACAGCAGGTCTATGCGCAGGAAGTCTGGCCCCAGCTCAACGACTTCGACCAGCCGAACCACACCCGCATCATCCACCGGGGCGATTTCATTGACGCGCTCCTGGGCGTCCTGCCGGCCGAGATGGTGCACATGGGCCACAAGCTCACCGGCATCAAGGACGACGGCGATGCGGCGACCCTCACCTTCGAAAACGGAAACACTGTCACGGCCGATCTGGTGATCGGCGCAGACGGCATCCGTTCCCTGATCCGCAAGGAACTGTTCTCCGACAATGAACCGATCTTCGCGGGGGAACACGCCTACCGGGCGGTCATCTCCGCAGACAATGCCTTCGGACTGGGAGTCGAGGACGACAACCCCCGCTTCTACATGGGTGACAACGGCACCATCGCCTACAACCTTCCGCTGCGCCACCGCAACCAGCTTTCCTACGACATCACCACCCGCTCCGAGGACGGCTCCTGGGCGCCGGTCATCACCAATGACTACCTCGTCTCCCTGCTCGACGGCTTTGACGAACGCATCGTGGACATTGCCCGGAACCTGGACATCAGCCAGGTCACCAGCCGCTCCGTGTTCGACATCGATCCGGTGGATAACTGGCACACCGACAGCGTCGCCCTGCTCGGCGACTCGGCACACGCCATGCTGCACCACCAGGGCCAGGGTGCGAACTCAGCCATCCAGGACGCCGCCGGGCTCGCGGACGCCCTGCTGCAGGCGGATTCCGTGAAGGAAGCCCTCACCCAGTACCAGGCCATCCGGAAACCGGTCACGGACGAACTGCAGCGCCTGTCACGCCTTGGCTGGAACCCCGGATCGGTGGAAACCGCCTTCCCCGAGCAGACCCCGGCGAAGTAG
- a CDS encoding phosphotriesterase family protein has translation MAKVNTVLGTIPAEELGIVAVHEHIGYGMPGSELDSTWWKTPEQRYAETVPKLRQFHEYGGGTFVDATGICNGRDVDYYKSLSAKTGVHIVACTGFVGGDTALPHFARASVEYLAEVFISEITVGIGTTGSKAGVIKVGVSRGGRMTELDKRIYRAAARASVATGVPILTHLAIDPQPAIDIFAEESLPLDRVLFGHADDGLNAENTPSEWIMGQGGRIGFDTFGYETELPDPPFWARPRKERLDHFMSLVEKGHLNQLLVSADANCSPLGWPGVKGHTVNYIFEDLIPDLRGAGLDEAAIKTLFIDNPAGFLSISS, from the coding sequence TTGGCAAAGGTAAACACGGTCCTAGGCACCATCCCGGCCGAAGAGCTGGGCATAGTGGCAGTCCACGAGCACATCGGCTACGGCATGCCCGGCAGCGAACTGGACTCCACCTGGTGGAAGACGCCGGAGCAGCGGTACGCGGAAACCGTGCCGAAGCTGCGGCAGTTCCATGAATACGGCGGCGGCACATTCGTGGATGCGACCGGCATCTGCAACGGCCGCGACGTCGACTATTACAAGTCCCTCTCCGCCAAGACGGGTGTTCACATCGTGGCCTGCACCGGCTTCGTCGGCGGGGACACCGCGCTGCCGCACTTCGCCCGGGCCAGCGTGGAATACCTGGCTGAGGTGTTCATCTCTGAAATCACCGTCGGCATCGGCACCACCGGCAGCAAGGCCGGTGTGATCAAAGTGGGCGTCAGCCGCGGCGGGCGGATGACCGAACTGGACAAGCGCATCTACCGCGCCGCCGCCCGCGCCTCAGTGGCCACCGGTGTACCGATCCTCACCCACCTGGCCATCGACCCGCAGCCGGCCATCGACATCTTCGCCGAAGAGTCCCTGCCGCTGGACCGTGTCCTCTTCGGGCACGCCGACGACGGCCTCAACGCCGAGAACACCCCCAGCGAATGGATCATGGGGCAGGGCGGGCGCATCGGCTTCGACACCTTCGGCTACGAGACCGAACTCCCGGACCCGCCCTTCTGGGCCCGCCCCCGCAAGGAGCGGCTGGACCACTTTATGTCCCTGGTGGAGAAGGGGCACCTGAACCAGCTCCTGGTTTCCGCTGACGCCAACTGCAGCCCGCTTGGCTGGCCCGGAGTGAAGGGCCACACCGTGAACTACATCTTCGAGGACCTGATCCCCGACCTGCGCGGTGCCGGTCTCGATGAAGCAGCCATCAAAACCCTCTTCATCGACAACCCCGCCGGATTCCTTTCCATCTCCTCCTGA
- a CDS encoding phosphotriesterase family protein, whose protein sequence is MSHFAGADAASTSTGTVGVNGPDNIPGALANTVLGPVPAADLGVVAVHEALLSVVPGAEHAPDISMDRAEIFETLAGKLTDFRKHGGGAVVDSTGMFHGRDLPLHEALSRATGVHIIASTGMGPEEMLGGYFLTPQTNPPTPWPADKFADLFSKEVTEGMVVPRVERRGAAGLVATAAARSGITPTEESLFRGAANTSLATGVPVSIRFGTDAVRELDLVLVENLPADRVLVGGLDRKDAAGAALEVARRGAFVGIDHVGSTGGDVIDDEARAALVLELVQAGHADRIILSANAVGVAKGQPDYDVPYSYVLSTFMPLLSSRGLSDEDARRILTDNPQALLTVR, encoded by the coding sequence GTGAGCCACTTCGCAGGCGCCGACGCCGCGTCCACATCCACCGGTACCGTGGGCGTCAACGGCCCAGACAATATTCCCGGGGCTCTGGCCAACACCGTCCTGGGTCCCGTACCCGCCGCAGACCTGGGCGTTGTCGCCGTTCACGAAGCACTCCTCTCGGTGGTCCCGGGAGCGGAGCACGCGCCGGATATCAGCATGGACCGGGCCGAAATCTTCGAAACCCTTGCCGGGAAGCTGACGGACTTCCGGAAACACGGCGGAGGCGCCGTCGTCGACAGCACCGGCATGTTCCACGGCCGGGATCTTCCGCTGCATGAGGCCCTGTCCCGGGCAACCGGCGTGCATATCATCGCTTCCACCGGCATGGGGCCGGAGGAAATGCTCGGCGGCTACTTCCTGACCCCGCAGACCAACCCGCCCACGCCGTGGCCGGCGGACAAGTTCGCGGATCTCTTCTCCAAGGAGGTCACCGAGGGCATGGTGGTCCCCCGGGTTGAGCGCCGGGGCGCCGCCGGTCTCGTAGCCACGGCCGCGGCCCGTTCCGGCATCACCCCCACCGAGGAAAGCCTGTTCCGCGGCGCCGCCAATACTTCTCTGGCCACCGGTGTTCCGGTGTCGATCCGCTTCGGCACCGACGCGGTTCGCGAACTGGACCTGGTCCTGGTGGAGAACCTTCCGGCGGACCGCGTGCTGGTCGGCGGTCTGGACCGCAAGGACGCCGCCGGTGCCGCCCTCGAGGTGGCGCGCCGCGGCGCCTTCGTCGGCATCGACCATGTGGGTTCCACCGGCGGGGACGTCATCGACGACGAGGCACGGGCCGCCCTGGTCCTCGAACTGGTGCAGGCGGGCCATGCGGACCGGATCATTCTCTCCGCCAACGCCGTCGGCGTCGCCAAGGGCCAGCCGGACTACGACGTGCCGTACAGCTATGTCCTGTCCACGTTTATGCCGCTCCTCTCGTCCAGGGGCCTCAGCGATGAAGATGCCCGGCGCATTCTCACTGATAATCCGCAGGCCCTGCTAACGGTGCGCTAA
- a CDS encoding MFS transporter → MSSPGITVSTGSTRATFLAAYSAVTLAQMTNALPGALNGTFAAEFHTSGAGLTWIAGIFMTGVVVFELSWGLLGDLFGRRRLLYAGAGLTAVGSVLAALAPTTGAMIAAQAVGGIGAGILFPISLSMIAALTPDPRARARVIATWAGFLSLGAVISPVLSGLTSSVFTVPGSEPGDPNVFSGWRVAYYIAAGVGVLVLIAATRAKDSAAPVERRLDLPGQATLALGLIAVLYATVQAVDAGFGAAEVIAAYIAGGILLVLFVIIEQRSAQPLIHLSLFRNRAYSITGIVAVTGMFAFLAICYSTSVAVGGLALAETWKVGVLFVFIQGPAFLFIPVVGWLIHHVAPRWVLTGGFALMAVSGYWLSTFSLGTPEEFGGTSWTAFIPPLLLLGIGFALTVGSVTAVAINTVEAHNIGMASATTNLLRDLGFALGPVLGSVIAFGIGATAFAVPLAGILGGAGLPEDAVAGLSQVPPLGFLSGWPDVISQFSGSALAGGAPQPAVDGMVQSLTTLQPQIQGAAGTSLGQGFQAVYLTAGIAATVSAFLTLFISGRSSSEPSAASESKSTEADAAV, encoded by the coding sequence ATGAGTTCACCCGGCATCACAGTGAGCACAGGTTCTACCCGAGCGACCTTCCTGGCCGCCTACAGCGCGGTCACCCTGGCACAGATGACCAACGCGCTGCCCGGCGCCCTCAACGGGACCTTCGCAGCCGAGTTCCATACCTCCGGTGCCGGTCTCACCTGGATCGCGGGCATCTTCATGACCGGCGTCGTTGTGTTCGAGCTCAGCTGGGGGCTGCTGGGTGATCTGTTCGGGCGGCGCAGGCTGCTGTACGCGGGTGCCGGACTGACCGCCGTCGGTTCCGTCCTCGCTGCCCTGGCACCCACCACCGGTGCAATGATTGCCGCCCAGGCAGTGGGCGGCATCGGAGCAGGCATCCTCTTCCCGATCTCGTTGTCGATGATTGCGGCGCTCACGCCGGACCCTCGGGCACGGGCACGGGTAATCGCGACATGGGCCGGCTTCCTCTCGCTGGGCGCGGTGATTTCCCCCGTCCTTTCCGGCCTCACCTCCTCCGTCTTCACCGTGCCGGGCAGCGAACCCGGGGATCCGAATGTTTTCAGCGGCTGGCGCGTGGCGTACTACATCGCCGCCGGTGTGGGCGTCCTTGTGCTCATTGCGGCCACCCGGGCCAAGGACTCTGCAGCGCCCGTTGAGCGCCGGCTTGATCTTCCCGGCCAGGCCACCCTGGCGCTGGGACTGATCGCCGTCCTCTACGCGACGGTCCAAGCCGTCGACGCCGGCTTCGGCGCCGCCGAAGTCATTGCCGCGTACATTGCCGGCGGCATCCTGCTCGTGTTGTTCGTGATCATCGAACAGCGGAGCGCCCAGCCCCTGATCCACCTCTCGCTGTTTCGGAACCGTGCCTACTCCATTACCGGCATTGTGGCCGTCACCGGGATGTTTGCCTTCCTGGCCATCTGCTACAGCACCAGCGTGGCGGTCGGAGGGCTGGCGTTGGCTGAAACCTGGAAGGTGGGCGTCCTCTTCGTCTTCATCCAAGGACCGGCTTTCCTCTTCATTCCGGTAGTGGGCTGGCTGATCCACCACGTGGCTCCCCGCTGGGTACTGACCGGCGGCTTCGCACTGATGGCGGTCTCCGGCTATTGGCTCTCCACGTTCTCCCTCGGCACTCCCGAGGAATTCGGAGGCACATCGTGGACGGCGTTTATTCCGCCTCTGCTGCTCCTCGGGATCGGATTCGCGTTGACGGTCGGCTCGGTAACGGCCGTGGCCATCAACACGGTGGAAGCCCACAACATCGGCATGGCCTCGGCAACCACTAATCTCCTGCGGGACCTCGGGTTCGCCCTCGGACCGGTACTCGGTTCTGTCATTGCCTTCGGCATCGGAGCCACGGCCTTTGCCGTACCGCTGGCCGGGATCCTCGGCGGGGCCGGGCTGCCGGAAGACGCCGTAGCCGGATTGTCGCAGGTCCCGCCGCTCGGGTTCCTCTCGGGCTGGCCGGACGTTATCAGCCAGTTCTCCGGTTCGGCCCTGGCCGGGGGAGCCCCGCAGCCGGCCGTCGACGGCATGGTCCAGTCGCTCACCACCCTCCAGCCGCAGATTCAAGGTGCAGCGGGGACGTCGCTGGGGCAGGGGTTCCAGGCCGTTTACCTGACGGCCGGCATCGCCGCGACAGTCTCTGCCTTCCTGACCCTGTTCATCTCCGGCCGTTCCTCATCCGAACCGTCCGCCGCCTCCGAGTCCAAAAGCACGGAAGCAGACGCCGCCGTCTGA
- a CDS encoding cytochrome P450: protein MTTPAESDIDLWDDAVLADPYPTYSALREQAGVVYLPRNDVYALTRYDLIRDALGDPEAFSSTSIGFNPMVNEALQGTSLASDPPLHTQLRATLSENLTPRALRGLKVVIDEKADKLVADLAAAGSFEAVDSLARAFPLEIVADLIGFNGQVKDNMLRWGQAAMQVLGPLNQRTQESFPIAGELYGWCSSVTAEDLTPGSIGRGIFDAETRGDIPEGYAGNIIHQYLGAGVDTTIASIGNIVALFGRHPEQFALVRENPELVPSAFAEVLRYWVPIHVWGRRATRDVQVDGVTIPEGAQVGILFGAGNRDPRHYENPDSFDVTRNPVDHLSFGYGPHGCAGQGLARLEGHAIVAALARRAEVLTVNGEARIPSNMTRSLEKLQVTIVEAA from the coding sequence ATGACGACACCCGCCGAATCAGACATCGACCTCTGGGACGATGCCGTCCTTGCCGATCCCTATCCCACCTACTCCGCACTGCGCGAACAGGCAGGGGTGGTTTATCTGCCCAGGAACGACGTCTACGCCCTGACCAGGTATGACCTGATCCGTGACGCGCTCGGAGATCCGGAGGCCTTTTCCTCCACCTCGATCGGCTTCAACCCCATGGTCAACGAGGCGCTGCAGGGCACGTCCCTGGCGTCCGACCCTCCGCTGCACACGCAGCTCAGGGCAACCCTCTCGGAGAACCTCACGCCCCGCGCGCTGCGCGGCCTCAAAGTGGTTATTGATGAAAAGGCGGACAAGCTGGTGGCCGACCTGGCCGCCGCCGGAAGCTTTGAGGCCGTGGATTCCCTGGCCCGGGCGTTCCCGCTGGAGATCGTTGCGGACCTGATCGGTTTCAACGGACAGGTAAAGGACAACATGCTTCGCTGGGGACAAGCCGCGATGCAGGTGCTGGGACCGTTGAACCAGCGTACGCAGGAGAGCTTTCCCATTGCCGGTGAGCTTTACGGCTGGTGCTCTTCGGTGACAGCGGAAGACCTGACGCCCGGTTCGATAGGCCGCGGTATCTTCGATGCGGAAACCCGCGGGGATATTCCCGAGGGGTACGCCGGAAACATCATCCACCAGTACCTTGGCGCCGGCGTGGATACGACCATCGCATCCATCGGCAACATCGTGGCCCTGTTCGGACGGCATCCGGAACAGTTCGCCCTCGTGCGTGAGAACCCGGAACTGGTACCGTCTGCCTTTGCCGAAGTGCTTCGGTACTGGGTTCCCATCCACGTCTGGGGGCGCCGGGCAACGCGGGACGTGCAAGTTGACGGCGTCACTATTCCCGAAGGTGCCCAGGTCGGCATTTTGTTCGGCGCCGGCAACCGCGATCCGCGGCATTATGAAAACCCGGACTCCTTTGATGTGACCCGTAATCCGGTGGACCACCTGTCCTTCGGGTACGGCCCCCACGGCTGCGCTGGACAAGGCCTGGCCCGCCTCGAAGGACACGCCATTGTTGCGGCCCTGGCCCGCAGGGCGGAGGTCCTGACCGTGAACGGCGAGGCCCGGATACCAAGCAACATGACGCGCAGCCTGGAAAAGCTGCAGGTGACGATTGTGGAGGCAGCATGA
- a CDS encoding ferredoxin: protein MKIELDRPRCEGHGLCEEVAPDLMHLDDDGELIIDVPEVDEGDMGAAQAAVRICPVAALKLAS from the coding sequence ATGAAGATCGAACTGGACCGGCCACGCTGTGAAGGCCATGGACTGTGCGAAGAGGTTGCCCCCGACCTGATGCATCTCGACGACGACGGCGAGCTCATTATCGATGTCCCCGAGGTGGACGAGGGGGACATGGGAGCCGCGCAGGCGGCCGTTCGGATCTGCCCGGTTGCCGCCCTGAAGCTGGCTTCGTGA
- a CDS encoding NAD(P)/FAD-dependent oxidoreductase, which produces MRRVVVVGNGIAGLTACDSLRSAGFDGELTVVGSEVHRPYSRPALSKALLHGEGGSTAHELPHPTHGATELRGVSAAGLDPEAQVVRLAGGETLPYDGLVIASGSRARRLSPEAEAGMPAQELTLRTLEDAVALKQRVAARPSVIVIGGGALGMEVASGCVQAGCEVTLVSDGPPLIRQLGGYLSELFVSAAVGRGLRIVAGGRASLLSAGEGTRVVLADGTVLEAELVVTAIGDEPNTGWLTGSGLLANGVLHTDSRGRVGPSVVAAGDVAAFPTRRGTERVPLWTSAIDQAKTAALGLLRGDEAPEHDFQPYFWTEGFGLALKSVGFTPLTGPPEFREAGGAENSMLLRWAHPGGSGTSVAVNYRIPIPKLRRLANIGPGALRSPVPAGR; this is translated from the coding sequence ATGCGCCGCGTCGTCGTCGTGGGCAACGGGATAGCCGGGCTGACTGCCTGTGATTCCCTGCGTTCGGCGGGATTCGACGGCGAGTTGACGGTGGTGGGCTCCGAGGTGCACCGTCCCTACAGCCGCCCCGCGCTGTCTAAGGCCCTGCTGCACGGTGAGGGTGGAAGCACTGCCCACGAGCTGCCGCACCCTACGCATGGGGCCACCGAACTGAGAGGGGTCAGCGCGGCGGGACTGGATCCGGAGGCGCAGGTCGTCCGGCTGGCCGGGGGAGAAACACTGCCTTACGACGGGCTGGTGATTGCGTCCGGCTCCCGGGCAAGGCGGCTTTCTCCGGAGGCCGAGGCGGGTATGCCCGCGCAGGAGCTGACCCTGCGCACCTTGGAAGACGCCGTTGCCTTGAAACAGCGCGTGGCAGCGCGTCCGTCGGTCATCGTCATCGGCGGCGGTGCGCTCGGGATGGAAGTGGCCTCGGGCTGCGTTCAGGCCGGCTGTGAGGTCACCCTGGTTTCGGACGGCCCGCCCCTTATCCGGCAACTCGGCGGGTATCTGTCCGAGCTCTTTGTATCCGCCGCCGTTGGCCGCGGACTGCGGATAGTGGCGGGCGGCAGGGCATCTTTGCTGTCGGCCGGCGAGGGGACGCGGGTAGTCCTGGCCGACGGCACGGTCCTGGAAGCCGAACTGGTGGTTACGGCCATCGGAGATGAGCCGAACACCGGCTGGCTCACCGGATCCGGACTCCTGGCGAACGGCGTGCTGCACACGGATTCACGGGGACGGGTGGGGCCGTCCGTTGTGGCTGCCGGGGACGTGGCCGCCTTCCCGACCCGTCGGGGCACAGAGAGGGTTCCTCTCTGGACCAGCGCTATCGACCAGGCGAAAACCGCGGCGTTGGGATTGCTCCGCGGAGACGAGGCTCCCGAACATGACTTCCAGCCCTACTTCTGGACGGAAGGGTTCGGCCTGGCACTGAAATCAGTCGGCTTTACACCCCTGACCGGCCCGCCCGAATTCCGTGAAGCAGGCGGAGCGGAAAACTCAATGCTCCTGCGGTGGGCTCACCCGGGCGGCTCGGGGACGTCCGTTGCGGTCAATTACCGCATCCCGATTCCGAAGCTTCGGCGCCTGGCCAATATCGGCCCGGGTGCGCTTCGGTCCCCGGTGCCGGCGGGGCGATAA